The following is a genomic window from Theobroma cacao cultivar B97-61/B2 chromosome 10, Criollo_cocoa_genome_V2, whole genome shotgun sequence.
GTATTTATAAGTCATTGgcactgatttttttttctttttcaatttgtcAATTAGAAAACTTGAAATGATTTGATTCTGTTATTAGCTATTGCTATTAGTTTTTTAATCTATGAAGTtcaaatatcttgaaatttggTATGAATATCTATTTATGGTGGAAATGAAGCTATTATGGATTGAGAACATTGTTTTCACCCCTTGTGATATTGTTCATGTCAAATTAGTCAAGGAAAACTAAGTGATGTGATATGGTAACATCTTTGCAGTGAGCCCTTATCCATGGATTCCAGTACAATGTTGCTATTGTCCATCCTTTATCTGttgaattcttgtttttgttaCAGAAAGTAACAGAACTAATCTTTGTGGCATATGCTTGAAATTATGATCAGCTTCTCATCTGCTGTAGTTTACATTATTAATTATGGTTCCAGttgtttgtttgattttttattttctatctCTCTCTTGAAATATTATTTCTTCATGGAGTTGGCAACCACTGGATTTGCTTGATATTTTACCTTGTTTTCGTCATCATACTTTGTAGGTGCAAGGCATGCACTCTGATGCTGCAACATTAAGAAAAGCTAGTATATGGCGAGAAGCATCACGTATTGTTGGCGAAGAAGGTTTCAGAGCCTTCTGGAAGGGGAATCTGGTTACAATTGCACATCGTCTACCATATTCTTCTTTGAACTTTTATGCCTATGAGCGCTATAAAAAGGTTGGTACTTAAATTCTTGAGATGAATACCTTCTAGTACAATAAAATACCATCTGTATTTCggtgaatttttcttttttctggtTAGGATTTGATCCTCTGTGACCTTCTCATGGGCATTCttattcttaaattttgatctttATTCTTTGTTTCAGTTACTATATATGCTCCCAGGACTGGAAAGTCATAGTGAACATATGAGCACCGACCTTTGCATACATTTTTTAGGTGGTGGCTTGGCAGGAATTACTGCTGCATCTGCTACGTATCCACTGGATCTTGTAAGAACACGTCTTGCAGCCCAGGTTAGATCCATATGCCTTTCACAAAATGTTTGCAGGCAAATTATTTGCTTTCTTGTTATCAGTATTTATATTATTGTTCAAAAGGTTGCAAAAAGCACTCATTGGCAAGGTTTTGCTGCTTTCTGCACTTTTATTGGGTTTTTTCTGCGCATTAGAATATTTTTCCCTTGCTTGGCCACTACTCTGAGCTGGCTTCCTTGCTTAAAGTAGGTTAATAAtgtttatctttttctctttgtttatGTTTTCTGATATCAACCAAACTTTTGTCATTAAGTGCTAGTTTACATGAACAGAGATGCATGCATGTGCCCCCATTTGGGTTAGGACTGGTCTTagttatgaaattgagtaattgcaATTAATTTAACCTCTCTGCTTTGTTTCTTATACAGACAAATGTTTTATACTACAGAGGCATTGGGCATGCTTTACAAACTATATGCAAAGAGGAGGGTGTTTTGGGCCTATACAAGGGACTTGGAGCGACACTTTTAGGTGTTGGACCTAGCATAGCAATTAGCTTTTCGGTATATGAGAGCTTGAGATCTTTCTGGCAGTCACAGAGGTGATTACTCTTGATCAATAAACTGTGCCTTCTTGTGATCATTATTTAATACATCATGCTTTTCTAAGCcacttctttctcttttttataattaactttCTATCAGGCCCCATGATTCTACTGTTCTGGTCAGTCTATCTTGTGGCAGTCTTTCAGGGATTGCGTCGTCAACAGGTGAGTGATCTTTAGACGAGCTGTGTTGGTAACTTAATTGCAGTTTCCCAAAATCTGATTGtgttttgtcttcttttttgtctttatttttcttttggttattTATCATGTAAAGGAGAACTATATTCAATCTTGCAATTGAAATGGAGTATAACTGTGAGTGTCCACTTTACTGCATTGTTATGTTTTTCATGAATAGCTGTCTTTTAGGTAAATGTTCTGTCTATTTTCAGCTGTAGAAAACAGAGATATGGCTGATATCATTTTGTATAAATTGTTGCTTTAATACTTCTGTAAAGCATGGATTAAATGATTGCTGTAACTGTACCAAAGCTTTAGCGACTCTATCAATTCTAAATTAACAGTGCTCTTTTGGCAGATGTTTTTGGTTGAAATACTTACATTTACTTGATCTAACAATGCCATTATCCAAGTGTAGAGGTTAATCCATTTAGCTGTTTATTATGCTTTTGATGCAGAGAAGCAGGCTGTGGTGCAGGCTCTGCATTAAGTATCTAAACCGATTGAACCCTAGAACCAGAGACCCAAACCGGAGTTGTTTTTTGTCTGGCATTTGAGAACTTTAGTAAGGAAGTCAACAAGAAATTTACCATTTTCTCTGTCATTTGTCTACCtttatttattcttatgtAAAAATCATTCTTGGATTAACTTCACTCTACAACATTTCTTTCAACAACTTTTCTCCCAAAGGATTGCAGTTTGTTCCATAATAGGTTGGCTCTACTCTCAGGTGAACTAATACTGCTTCCTCAAGATATCAGTGTGAGAGGTATCCTCCTTGAGGTATGCTTCTCATTTAGGCTTCCTTGCCATTTCCTAATGGATCGGAGTCTTTCAGGCTTGGCTGGTGCAATTTTCCTGGAATTCTCCATCAATTTGTATCAGATGTGGAGTAAATTCAGCAATTATTTGCCTTCCACTCACTGAAGATAACTTAAGCCAGATgtttttactaaaaaaatattgattcaAATGTGCGGACAAGGTCCAGCtaataatttcttattttttattaatggaAGCTAATTGGTGCTCCTCGCTGAAGTTAAGTCACATAAGTCCTACACCTTGCAATTGTGGATGAGATTATGCACCTTTACTTGGTTTCTGCCACATTTGTGCTGTAGAGTTTATCTTTCATTCACTTAGGGTTCCTTGGGTAATAACCAGGCTTCTAGCTTTATAGCAAAGGTGATCTTGTTGGTCCTGTTTCAACTCTTGGGCCTTTCATTTGCTATAAAAGGTCTGTAAGGGGTGATTGCACCACTCAAAACATGCATTATTACCTAGATAGATTGCCAACAATTGTTCTTGTCGGCTCACCTAGTAAGACATGTTCAGCACATCACAATttcatctctttctcttttttctgaTTGGATGTGATATTATGGTTTCTTAATCATCccaatttcttttctcttgaactaaaaatatttattaaatcaatGAATTATTGAGCTGCAAAGTTCAATCTGAAAAAGTGATGTAGCAGTTCAATCATCAATTGCTTTCTCCTGGACTTGACCCACCATTGAATTTTCACACCATACAAACTTTTCTCCAAGAGTGCAGTATAGTTTCATAAACACATTTACTGGgattttatggatttgatgttATAGATTCAACATCATTACTTACCGAGTCTTGGTGATGACCCTTGAGTTCATATTTTCTTGGTTGGCATGAAAGTATTTGTTGAAGGATTCTTTCAAATTTGTAGTTAAATCATAGTTTGTGGTAGCATGCTGTTTATTGATAGCTTGGATTGTTTACTTTAGCAGTTGAAACTAGTTTTCTAAGCattagtcatgaaaattttgtttcatcATGACCTTGAATATTTCTGTACAATTAGGTTTATTTGGTTTGTGTTTCTTAGTAGAGACTAATCTCTGGTTTGTGTTTCTTAGTAGAGactaatttctttctttttgtgcCTGGCGATATCTTCTTCCATGAATTAATGTGTTGGATAAAGCAATGGATGACTCTTTTCATCTGTGTTCTGTATAAATGCAGCAATATTTCCTTTGGACCTCATTAGACGGCGCAAACAGTTGGAGGGGGCTGGTGGACGAGCCCAAGTTTACACAACAGGGCTTTTTGGTACATTTAAGCACATATTCCGGACTGAAGGCTTCCGTGGTTTGTATAGAGGGATAGTGCCTGAATATTACAAAGTGGTGCCAGGTGTCGGTATATGTTTCATGACCTATGAAACATTGAAGATGCTTTTAGCAGATGTTACTGCAAAATTATAGTTCGTGATGGTATCTCGCTGGATGTTTGATCTGCAACTGAAATAATGGGTTGGTTAAAATTGGTTATGTGATAGCACACCACATTTAACTTTCATAGCTCTTCTTGCAGTGGCAAAATTTTGTGATGCTGCTGTGAGAGATATTTTTCCATGTAAATAGATGGATGGTGACTTACATTTCATGTGTACTCGATGGCTTTGTCCGCATCCTCAAGGATGCAATACCGATGGTGATCATTTTAAATTTCCTGTTCCAAGTACAAGTTTTGATCATATTGTGTAGATCACTGGCATATGTACCATACATTTATAACTTCAAATTTGAGTAATATTGTACCTTCTCTAACAAAAGTTAGGGGATTGTCTTTACTTGTTTCATAAGCCTTTTGgaatttttggttttctgTAATCTTATAATCAGTGATCTTTGCAATTGCAGTTGCTGCCTTGATCTCTGTACTTGGATATGGTTTGCAAAGCTGGCTTCCTGATGTCAAAGACTGTTCATGAAGACGTCAGGACCTGCTTTTCTTTCTACCTGTCTGCTAATTATTTGTTGATATTTCCTAAATTTCTAAGTTTAGAAGCTTACCATTGCTGTGTACTTGGATGCATGTTGAATATCGTTTGTTTCCAAGGACATCTTGAGTTACTTTTTTTGGGGGGAATTAGGAGTGAGAACAGAACTCCCCACAAATTCTTCGGACAGCCCCCATTCCTCCATTAGTTTGGTTGAAGAATTATCAACAAAACAAGGATGCAGTTTCTCAACAATTGTGCCGGGAGTATTTGGGTAACCGTGCTGCCTTGTGTCAGCTCACTTGCTGGTTTACAAAGAGTTATTGTTCTATTCCAGGAAGTGCAGAAGCATTTCTGCTATTGATCTTTTTGTGTTATCAGTGAAGGTTACAGTAAGGGACCAAAAGAAGAACTTCTCTTATTAAACAAACAATAAAACTAGTTATTATGAACTTGACACATCATCTTAACCGCGTGTTTGTCATGGTGACCCCATGAAAATTTTggggagaagaagctgtttCAATCTTCTGTCATGACCTGAATACTTGTAACATACGCACtgatctttttctttctttttctttttcttgatcaAGGGACAATTATGGGGGAAGGAGGGTAACAGAATCAGAGTTTTACAATGGGAAATTCCCTGTCAGGCGTATGTGGTCTAAGGTACGACGTAAACCATATTTATTGACAGCTGCATTGGCGGCTCTAAACCCTCCCCCATAGGCAGGCGAAGAATCATTGGCAATTTGGTGCATGAAAAACTCACCAAGCTTGTTTTCTACATTAGACTTTCCTCCTTTCTTTGAGGATGAAGAGGACGAAGAAGCTGCTGCTGATGAGGATGCCCTGTTGCTACTTGATCCTGGCAATACTTCAGATTCAAGCCACATGTATGATAGAACCTGGCAGATACCTTCCTCTACCTCGGGATTTAAATTTCGATAACCTGCATTattcatggagaaaatgaacaaagaaaaaaattatagaagcattgagaaaatttatcCAAGACTGAGGATTGATACACTTCTCTACCTTTGAGGCGTAACCAGCCATGCATTAATTCATGGGCGAGAATTGCCCCAGTTAGTAGTCTGCATTCCAGCAAAGATATCAAGTAAGAACTACTGTTTGAACTTTtggaagaaataaataagCCTTAAAAAGTTCAGTTCAGCATGCAGTAGATTAACTGAAAACTATAGATCAGCTACAAATTAACTTGCTCTATCAAAATTCAGAGTTTGGAATAAGATTGAATCCATTTAACTAGAAATTGATCGTGAATACTCAAGAACATTTCAGACCAGAAAGTATTGAACTgagtatttctttttcttctagaACTCGGAGTGGTTTCAGATGTATCTGTTCAACAAGCTGGAAACATTAACTAGATACAAAACCAACTTGGGTAATTGTCATTTTCGTGCCTCTTGTTCACATGTCTCTTAAGACATGTTGCCTAGACATATGTATGCATTCCAATATTTATCATAGTCACTCCCTCATGTCTCAAACCATATTCTGATCAGGAAGCCAGATACTAGCAAAACAGTGCAGGAGTAATATTAACATGGGGAGCCCCTGTCATTTCGAATTATAATGCACTTGATTGCTTATTTGAAGTTCTAATGCAGGAAGTGTGATAATCACAGAATGCAAGATAATTTTAGTAAACAAGAAGCAATGCCGGGATTTAAACTTGACCCACAAAACAAAGTGCAAGGGGAATAGAAGAAATGCCATCAGAAATATCATGTCAGAGTTTACCTTGGAAGACCATAAAGAACAAGAATGGCAGTAACTTCACATTTCCTTGTCAGCTTTTGAGGTTGAGTTCTCAGTCCAATAAGTTGGCGGCCTCCGATTCGCGGTCTCTTTAGTATCTGAAATGAACAAAGTGAAGACAATGTTTAGTGAATTATTGTACTACAGTCAGACTTATCTCGATAAACAAAGCAAAACCATACAATTAGTGCAGTTGACATACACTGGTGACAGTCTGCTCTTCAGAGAGACACAAACCCCTTGTCTCAGGCATGTGATGATATCCCTGGAAAGAACCAAACTGAATCAAGGCCGATCCATGAAACAAAAGTGTACAACAAAGAGCAAGAGTccatattttacatttttctcTCCAACAATCGCTTCATTAAGTGTTTGTCTTTCAACAAGAAGCATGGGAATTTGTTGATCTAATCTCATGTTCAATCCTTCGTAATAGTCTCTGATGGCATGGTAAAGAGGCTGGCAATCACCAGTGTCCATGATTGCAGATTCCATGCACTCTAAGCATAAACTCCGTCCATCTTCCAGGGAATAGTATCTTACGTTCCAAGACTTCCGGAGgaaaatttgaagaagaatggggcaaagaaagaaaacagcAATAACCAACAGCAACGGTTGTTGTTAGAAGAAAATGGAAGTTCTAACACACATTTTGTTTCAATAGTATCAAACAATTCCTAGCAATGGCTTAGGTTCATACCTCCAAACGTTCACAGCTACAGCAGCGAGCTGTGTGATCATGCTCATGCGATGGACAATACTTTTGGGACCAAAAAGGGTGGCACCTATACtctattaaattattttcatttgtgGGAATCTGAAATTCAGTGTGACAGAAAATAAGAATGTATTCATAGTACTAATAATTCAAATGATATCatcaagaaagaaacaaacacAAGTCATCtttactatttttaaattgaagaagCTAGAGTTATCTTACGAATTCGAGACAAACTTCGCATTTGGGATGTGTCAACTCTTTGAAGCAAGTTTTGTGATATGGATCCCTCCCTGACAAAGAAAACTTGGATAGCAAGGAAAACCAAGTTTAGAGCATTATGCTTAATTTCTCTGGTAACTTTGACAAGTTAAAGCTCAACTTGATACAGTGAGAATACGAAAGCAGAAGGAAATTGGACTCTTGGGACCAAAGATGAATAAGACTACCTCATGCTCGGTGATTGGATTACCACAAGAATGGCAACGGAAGCAATTAGGATGAAAGTATACTCCCATGCATCCCAAATAATTGCCATAGCCGATGTCATAATGGCAGCCCGAACATACTCTGCAAGTCATAAGCATAAACATATATTACaaataaagattaattttttttagcccTCAAATATGaggtattttttgaaataactctcttcataattttaattgtttttaattaaattggataaaattacccttaatgatGTTACAAGCCATTACAcgatgttacacgccatgttaaaaaaaatattattgttacacgttatatgcaaaaatatgttacacgttatagttaaaaaaagttgttacatgttatgttgaaaaaaaaaatattattgttacacgtcatgtataaaaacatgttatacatcataattaaaaaatgttgttacatgtcatattaaaaaaaaaattgttgttacacgtcatgtacaaaaatatattacatggtataattaaaaaaggttgttacacgtcattctaaaaaaaaatattgttgttacacacTATATACAAAAGTatattacacgtcatgttgaaaaaaatgttattattacACGCCATATTAGAAAAACATTGTTGTTATACatcatgtttaaaaaaatttgattacacttttatgattaaaatgttattattacttacaaaccaaaacttcaaatcccCTCaattctcttcatttctttctgttttttttttttgaacaatttgacatcaattaaataacatattttcataaactaaaacataaattttttttatctaaaacacctatattgattaaaaattgaaaaaaaattcctttaaAATTCTCAGGTTATAAACTTCAAATTCTTGAATTTATTGACATCTAGGTTCCGAATTAATctaattaaaagtaatttcAAACATCTGTAACCATTTATACTGCTTTagtttcatccaaaatatttaaaaataaaatactccAAATAGCCACCCACCCTAAGtacatcaaaatcatcatttgcCATCTTAAAAGCGCGGGAGAGAGAGATCGATAGCATTAGAGAGAGCTAAGTGGTGAGAGAGAAATCGGAAGCACCAATGGAGTGAAACTGTgataaatggtttaatttatataaaacagTTTCAAGagtatttttgtcaaatcttaACTAAATatgactaaaaatagttaaatttattttgataattatttttaaaatattcttattGAGAAGGGTTattcttcataattttttcataaataaataagatatgattgtttttacttttctcttctttctttaagaTGGTATTAGCAAAGCCCTCCAACAACTACAAGATGAAGAGCATGGGAGGAACTTGACTATGACCATTCCATGTACAACCCGACAATGGTGTTGATCAAAACTGACTCTTACCTATTCCCAGAAGGATGAAACTGCATAGTGCCATAACGAGGATATGTTGATGAATTCATCCTACCACCATCGGCTGCCCTTGGTAAAGCTCCACCATAATTATCATCCATCCACCATTCATTGTAACCTGCAAACATCAAGACCGGAATCAGTAAGCATAGAGCAAGAGATAAAAAGAGAGTAAAGGCTGATGAGGGTCATGGAGGATCAACCTTTGTGAAGATGTTTGGACAATGTAAAAACTTACCACTTGGTTTTCCCAAACCTTCAGACAAAGAAAGTGCCATTGCATGATCTAATTCCTCTTGCTCCTTTCTTACTCTAGGGCAACCATCCTAATGACATAAACCAAACGAGCTATCAAAAAAAGTTTCCCAACCTTGTAAGCAACACAGAAGCACAATGTTCTATCAGACAAGTTTACAAATTCAAATGGCTCAGCCAACTTTTTTTTCATGGAAACTAGCTCAGGAAAAGAAATACATGATGGGATTTCTTCTTAAGCTGTTTACTGTGGTAAAAATAACAATCCTGATTCTGCTATTCAACCAAAGGAAACAGTGGCAATCCATGGAGAAAGATAGTGGCACAAAGAGAAACCATCATATTATTTGAAGACtaagttttctctcttttcatgGAAAAGTTAATCCAATCTTTTCTTCGTATACTTAGAAAACTAACATTtctgttaaaaaaataaaacaaagttTTAAAGTTACCGGCATTCTAGCTGGAGCACGAACAACCATGTTTTCTTCCCCTAGATAATGTGGGTTATAGCCACCAGTTCCGCTTCCGCCGCCACTGCCTCCTCCTCGGCGACTACTTGAACTGGTCTTGAAAAGCTTTCCCAGCCATTTCATAAGCCTTGATTTTCTCTCTGTGTATGAAGAAGCAAAGTCCCCTG
Proteins encoded in this region:
- the LOC18586003 gene encoding protein DA1-related 2 isoform X2; translation: MAPPPPPPPSNVNHLSHPCIYERKSRLMKWLGKLFKTSSSSRRGGGSGGGSGTGGYNPHYLGEENMVVRAPARMPDGCPRVRKEQEELDHAMALSLSEGLGKPSGYNEWWMDDNYGGALPRAADGGRMNSSTYPRYGTMQFHPSGNRVCSGCHYDIGYGNYLGCMGVYFHPNCFRCHSCGNPITEHEFSLSGRDPYHKTCFKELTHPKCEVCLEFIPTNENNLIEYRCHPFWSQKYCPSHEHDHTARCCSCERLESWNVRYYSLEDGRSLCLECMESAIMDTGDCQPLYHAIRDYYEGLNMRLDQQIPMLLVERQTLNEAIVGEKNGYHHMPETRGLCLSEEQTVTSILKRPRIGGRQLIGLRTQPQKLTRKCEVTAILVLYGLPRLLTGAILAHELMHGWLRLKGYRNLNPEVEEGICQVLSYMWLESEVLPGSSSNRASSSAAASSSSSSSKKGGKSNVENKLGEFFMHQIANDSSPAYGGGFRAANAAVNKYGLRRTLDHIRLTGNFPL
- the LOC18586002 gene encoding mitochondrial substrate carrier family protein B, which encodes MQTEARVGVVNPGHGGGGGKSGVDTTALKFKQQQQELLQAQKTQIGTVSQLLAGGVAGALSKTCTAPLARLTILFQVQGMHSDAATLRKASIWREASRIVGEEGFRAFWKGNLVTIAHRLPYSSLNFYAYERYKKLLYMLPGLESHSEHMSTDLCIHFLGGGLAGITAASATYPLDLVRTRLAAQTNVLYYRGIGHALQTICKEEGVLGLYKGLGATLLGVGPSIAISFSVYESLRSFWQSQRPHDSTVLVSLSCGSLSGIASSTAIFPLDLIRRRKQLEGAGGRAQVYTTGLFGTFKHIFRTEGFRGLYRGIVPEYYKVVPGVGICFMTYETLKMLLADVTAKL
- the LOC18586003 gene encoding protein DA1-related 2 isoform X1, coding for MAPPPPPPPSNVNHLSHPCIYGDFASSYTERKSRLMKWLGKLFKTSSSSRRGGGSGGGSGTGGYNPHYLGEENMVVRAPARMPDGCPRVRKEQEELDHAMALSLSEGLGKPSGYNEWWMDDNYGGALPRAADGGRMNSSTYPRYGTMQFHPSGNRVCSGCHYDIGYGNYLGCMGVYFHPNCFRCHSCGNPITEHEFSLSGRDPYHKTCFKELTHPKCEVCLEFIPTNENNLIEYRCHPFWSQKYCPSHEHDHTARCCSCERLESWNVRYYSLEDGRSLCLECMESAIMDTGDCQPLYHAIRDYYEGLNMRLDQQIPMLLVERQTLNEAIVGEKNGYHHMPETRGLCLSEEQTVTSILKRPRIGGRQLIGLRTQPQKLTRKCEVTAILVLYGLPRLLTGAILAHELMHGWLRLKGYRNLNPEVEEGICQVLSYMWLESEVLPGSSSNRASSSAAASSSSSSSKKGGKSNVENKLGEFFMHQIANDSSPAYGGGFRAANAAVNKYGLRRTLDHIRLTGNFPL